A stretch of DNA from Mugil cephalus isolate CIBA_MC_2020 chromosome 12, CIBA_Mcephalus_1.1, whole genome shotgun sequence:
ACGGCTGCTTTTTCCTGGAGCTCCATTGAACATGATTTTATCTAGAAAACCCGTCgctcctgaaaacaaacagctcagTACAACCTCACCGGCGCGTGTTACATCGTTAGTGTTCCccatagaaacaaaaacaaaataataatcaggGCGGACTTTTAATGAGTTATACCCCActttatatatttgaatattgtTGTTTAATTATTCGTTTATAAAAACGCGtgtttctttgttgtctttAGTTTATTTACACGTATCTCTTAATAACTGTTGCTAACCGGAAGCTGTGTTGCGAGCTGTTGCTAACCGGAAGGTTCAAGGACACAGTCTGTGTACGtctaggggggaaaaaaagatggcGCTCCCCATGTTAAGAGGTTGTTCCAGGTTTCCGTCGACATTTAGCTTTACtcgtgtgtttttaaatgaaagactCGTCCTGAACAAGTTGCATCAGACTCGGCTACATCCCTCCTCGGCCCCGGTTCGGCTCTACGGGTCGGACCCGTGGCAGAAACCCGCGAAGAAGATGATTTGGGTCGGTATCCCGAACCCGTTCATCTGGTTCCGAACCCGGATTTACTCCTTTCTGATCAGGACGTACTTCGACAAAGACTTCAGCATTGAAGAGTTTACGGAGGGAGCGAAGCAGGTGTGTTTAAACCTTAAAACCTGGAAACCCAGCATGGAAACACACCCCTGGATTGTTTGTTTACATCAGGGGCGGTCAAACCCGTTTCAGTTCGgaggccacattcagcccagtttgatctggAGCAGTAACATAACAcaataatgtgtttgttgtagtgcaaagaagaacaagtaaattaagagaatgtttaaaaaaaggaaaaatttttaaaatgtcttttagtccttggtctcagtgttgtgttgaaTCTACTTATCTTCCTAAAACAGTGAACAAATTGGAAACAGCCGTtatatttattgaaaaattggACTCttctgtataattttttttgctaATACGTGCTAACACTGCAGATTAGACTCTCTGGTGGGCCGCTTTTGGTCCGCGGgccctatgtttgacacctgagATCCAGATCCACACCATGTGCGTTAACCATGAGGATGTTGTGTTGACTCTTGCAGGCCTTTGTTCAGGTTTCCAGGCTGTTGTCTCAGTGTCAGTTCAAAGCGCTGGACGGACTCGTAGCTTCAGACGTGAGTATGGTGGAATAAAACCTGCCGTGATAAACACAGTGAGATGCACTGCTTTCACAAAGACAGATGGTTTTAGATCTATTCTGAGCTGTGTAATCACTGTCCACTTGTGAGCTTACTCTACTTTGCTCAGTGTACAACCTGTGGACATATAGACAACGTAAAAGAATCCTGAATAACGGGATTAAATGTAGATTTATAGtgggagaggtcagaggtttgGGTCATAATATACTGTAGCTATGAGCGTttcaggaggtcattcatcCCCACACTGTCAGCGGTCTAATGCTTAAGGTCTGTTGCACAtcgacacacaacacactttaTATAAGCGCACACTGAGACACTGTATAATGTCTGTATATCTCATGTCTTGTATAtctcatgtaaattggactgtagattattttctgtaattcttactacctcattcttattctatttttaagatgattttattttattttgactcttattcttatgtctgtgtctggttcacatatgttctttgttatcctGAGACTCTTGGTCAGAACagtttccctgtggggatcaaggAAGTGAtgttgaatcttgaatcttaatAGTCATTTCATAAACATTCttaaattattaatgtttcAGCGACGTTTTTATTGAGTGTTTTATCTCTTAGGTTTGTCTCTAATCTATTAAGTAAGAAAGACACTACTAAAGACAAATTCTGTGTTACTGATTAAGTTGTAATTTAAGTGAATTAAACGACACATGCATCACCCAGATATTTGGCCTCATATCAAAGAGTGCAGCCGAGTGAGTGCAGTAGTTTAAAATGCGTCTTGCAGTCGGCTGGATGTTGTATCCCGTCCACACTCGTTCCCCTTTTTCCTGTCCCTGCAGCTGGTTGGGAAGCTGGAGGAAAAGTGCAGCTCGCTGCCGTCCAACTACAAGGAAGCGCTCTGTGCAGATCCTGATGACATCATGCAAACGATACTCGGAGACATGGGAGTTTTCTATGATGATAACGGTGAGAGATGTTATAGGATCAACCCCCTGGAGGATAGTTTCTTCTCACTGTGCTGATACTGTGCAATAATTACATAAGCACAGTATATTCATTACTCATTTTACAAACTAAAGTAATTTGTTCAGTCGTAATTAGagtctgtgttatttttattccaggGAGAAAGTTTGTCCGTGTCCTGACGCGTTTCTGGTACCTGACCAGCGCAAATCTTCCTAACGACAGCTTAGAGGGAATTCGCATGTTTAAGGTGGTGATCGGACGGGAAGACGGACAAGAAGAAACCAAGAGAGTGCTAACAGCCACGTATGAGTGAGTGTCCTCCACCACTAACGGGTTTAAACACTGAAAGTCTTTGTCTCTCAGACAATTCACTCTGATCTTTATTCTGTCTTTGTGGCAGATTTCAGAGGGAGTTCACTAAAGGAGTTCCTCCAGACTGGACCATCACGAGGATAGAGCACTCCAAGCTTTTGGATTAGTGGAAATTCCcttgtgtttgctttcattACAGCGAAATCAGCTTGACGTTATGCACATCATGAGGGGaaaggagaagctgctgctcacTGAGCGTCGGAGGAAAACATCAGGACAAAGTTGGAGATTCGTTAAGGCCAGAACTGTCTGCGCTAACATAACTTCACTATGTCACAGAAACCAGTGATCAGAACTTTGTGAACTCACTCTGGAAGATGtggtatttaataataaaaaactaaatgatatTTATCTCTGACTAACGCATAAATACACTGAGGATTTCTTGGTTGCACAATCTGACCCTCATGATCTGACGACTGAAGCGGTTTAAATGAAAGATTTCTT
This window harbors:
- the maip1 gene encoding m-AAA protease-interacting protein 1, mitochondrial, whose amino-acid sequence is MALPMLRGCSRFPSTFSFTRVFLNERLVLNKLHQTRLHPSSAPVRLYGSDPWQKPAKKMIWVGIPNPFIWFRTRIYSFLIRTYFDKDFSIEEFTEGAKQAFVQVSRLLSQCQFKALDGLVASDLVGKLEEKCSSLPSNYKEALCADPDDIMQTILGDMGVFYDDNGRKFVRVLTRFWYLTSANLPNDSLEGIRMFKVVIGREDGQEETKRVLTATYEFQREFTKGVPPDWTITRIEHSKLLD